A genomic window from Macaca thibetana thibetana isolate TM-01 chromosome 16, ASM2454274v1, whole genome shotgun sequence includes:
- the UBE2G1 gene encoding ubiquitin-conjugating enzyme E2 G1 isoform X2, whose translation MTELQSALLLRRQLAELNKNPVEGFSAGLIDDNDLYRWEVLIIGPPDTLYEGGVFKAHLTFPKDYPLRPPKMKFITEIWHPNVDKNGDVCISILHEPGEDKYGYEKPEERWLPIHTVETIMISVISMLADPNGDSPANVDAAKEWREDRNGEFKRKVARCVRKSQETAFE comes from the exons AACTCAACAAAAATCCAGTGGAAGGCTTTTCTGCAGGTTTAATAGATGACAATGATCTCTACCGATGGGAAGTCCTTATTATTGGCCCTCCAGATACACTTTA tGAAGGTGGTGTTTTTAAGGCTCATCTTACTTTCCCAAAAGATTATCCCCTCCGACCTCCTAAAATGAAATTCATTACAGAAATCTGGCACCCAAATG TTGATAAAaatggtgatgtgtgcatttctaTTCTTCATGAGCCTGGGGAAGATAAGTATGGTTATGAAAAGCCAGAAGAACGCTGGCTCCCTATCCACACAGTGGAAACCATCATGATTAGTGTCATTTCTATGCTGGCAGACCCTAATGGAGACTCACCTGCTAATGTTGATGCTGCG AAAGAATGGAGGGAAGATAGAAAtggagaatttaaaagaaaagttgcCCGCTGTGTAAGAAAAAGCCAAGAGACTGCTTTTGAGTGA